The Candidatus Melainabacteria bacterium RIFOXYA2_FULL_32_9 genome includes a region encoding these proteins:
- a CDS encoding aminotransferase class III: protein MSKDYNNSEKMLERALRSIPLGTQTFSKSKIQFPQGVSPYFIQKAQGSKVWDIDGNEYTDFMSSLAALNLGYNDSDVVYAVKKQLEEGTIFSLPHPIEVQVAEKIIEMVPCAEMVRFGKNGSDATSGAIRVARAYTGRDYVAICGYHGWQDWYIGSTTRDLGVPETTKKLTLKFSYNDIDSLHKLFQEYPDQIAAVILEPMNVEYPKNNFLQSVKDLTHKNKALLIFDETITGFRYAKGGAQEYFGVIPDLATFGKGIANGYPLSAIAGSADIMKLFEEVFFSFTFGGETLSLSAALATLSKLQSEPVLETISSQGQKVIDGINNLISKHNLQEVLFTAGHPSWNFIIIKDAGSYSSWQLKTLFLQEIFKKGIITIGAHVITYAHSNEDIEKLLNAYKEIFLIFDDVTKNNSLEKYLKCKPLEPLFKVR from the coding sequence ATGAGTAAAGATTATAATAATTCAGAAAAAATGCTCGAGAGGGCCTTAAGGTCTATACCACTTGGAACCCAGACTTTCAGCAAAAGTAAAATACAATTTCCACAAGGAGTTTCCCCGTATTTTATTCAAAAAGCCCAGGGATCAAAGGTTTGGGATATAGATGGCAATGAGTATACAGATTTTATGAGTTCACTCGCTGCTTTAAATCTTGGTTACAACGATAGTGACGTAGTATATGCAGTAAAAAAACAGCTCGAAGAAGGTACCATCTTCTCATTACCTCATCCTATAGAAGTACAGGTAGCAGAAAAAATAATTGAAATGGTGCCCTGTGCCGAGATGGTAAGATTTGGCAAGAATGGATCAGATGCAACATCAGGAGCAATCAGAGTTGCAAGAGCTTATACCGGTAGAGATTATGTGGCAATATGTGGATATCATGGCTGGCAAGACTGGTATATTGGTTCAACAACAAGGGATTTAGGAGTTCCTGAAACAACTAAGAAACTTACTTTAAAGTTTTCTTATAACGATATTGACTCTCTTCATAAACTATTTCAGGAATATCCCGATCAAATTGCTGCTGTTATTCTAGAACCAATGAATGTTGAGTATCCTAAAAACAATTTTTTACAAAGCGTTAAAGATCTTACTCATAAAAATAAGGCTTTATTAATTTTCGATGAGACAATTACTGGTTTTAGATATGCAAAAGGAGGAGCTCAAGAATATTTTGGAGTTATCCCAGATCTTGCAACATTTGGCAAAGGCATTGCAAATGGATATCCCCTTTCCGCTATAGCAGGTTCTGCCGATATAATGAAACTTTTTGAGGAAGTCTTCTTTTCTTTTACATTTGGTGGAGAAACATTATCATTATCTGCTGCTCTTGCAACTCTATCTAAATTACAGTCGGAACCGGTTCTTGAAACCATTTCTAGTCAAGGACAAAAAGTTATTGATGGCATAAATAACCTTATTAGTAAACATAACTTACAAGAAGTGCTTTTTACAGCCGGTCACCCATCATGGAATTTTATCATAATTAAGGATGCAGGGTCTTATTCCAGTTGGCAACTTAAGACCTTGTTTCTTCAGGAAATCTTCAAGAAAGGAATAATAACTATTGGTGCTCACGTTATAACGTATGCTCACAGCAATGAAGATATTGAAAAGCTCTTAAATGCTTATAAAGAAATATTTTTAATCTTTGATGATGTTACCAAAAATAATTCTTTGGAAAAATATTTAAAATGTAAGCCATTAGAACCATTATTTAAGGTTAGATAA
- a CDS encoding pseudaminic acid synthase → MIDISGRKIGKEYPPLIIAEMSGNHNQSLDRALKILEEAAKSGVHAIKIQTYTADTMTLDLSEEGFYIKDPDNLWFGKSAYKLYQEVYTPWEWHKVIFDKCKELGILGFSTPFDITAVDFLESLNVPCYKIASPENIDIPLLKKVGSTGKPVMISTGMATIAEIDESVRILKESGCKDVILLKCTSAYPADPKDSNILTLPHMQQLFNCEVGISDHTLGIGVAIASVALGATVIEKHFTLSRSDGGTDSAFSIEPEEMTMLVTESQRAWQGIGQVHYGPTAQEHNYLKYRRSIYVIQDIQAGETFTKESLKIIRPGYGLPPKYYDIFLGKKSVVNIKRGTPLSWDMI, encoded by the coding sequence ATGATAGATATATCTGGAAGAAAAATTGGTAAAGAATATCCGCCATTAATTATTGCTGAAATGTCTGGAAATCATAATCAATCTTTAGACAGAGCATTAAAAATTCTAGAAGAAGCTGCTAAATCAGGTGTACATGCCATTAAAATCCAAACATATACAGCGGACACTATGACTCTTGATCTGAGCGAAGAAGGATTTTATATTAAAGATCCAGATAATTTATGGTTTGGTAAATCTGCATATAAGCTTTATCAAGAGGTTTATACTCCCTGGGAATGGCACAAGGTTATTTTCGATAAATGCAAAGAGTTAGGTATTCTTGGATTTAGTACTCCTTTTGATATAACTGCAGTTGATTTTCTTGAGTCTCTTAATGTTCCTTGCTATAAAATAGCTTCACCAGAAAATATTGATATTCCACTTCTCAAAAAAGTGGGCTCAACAGGTAAACCTGTGATGATCTCAACTGGAATGGCAACAATTGCAGAAATTGATGAGTCTGTAAGAATATTAAAAGAATCCGGTTGTAAAGATGTAATTTTACTAAAATGTACAAGTGCATATCCTGCAGATCCCAAAGATTCCAATATTTTAACATTGCCTCATATGCAACAGCTTTTTAATTGTGAAGTAGGAATATCTGATCATACCCTTGGAATAGGAGTAGCAATTGCAAGTGTGGCTTTGGGAGCTACAGTTATAGAAAAACATTTTACATTATCCAGATCTGATGGTGGAACAGATTCAGCATTTTCAATTGAACCTGAAGAGATGACAATGCTCGTGACTGAAAGCCAACGAGCCTGGCAGGGAATAGGCCAAGTTCATTATGGCCCAACTGCACAAGAACATAATTATTTGAAGTATAGACGTTCTATTTATGTAATACAAGATATACAAGCAGGTGAAACTTTTACAAAAGAAAGTCTAAAAATTATAAGACCTGGTTATGGTCTTCCTCCAAAATATTATGATATATTCTTGGGGAAAAAGTCTGTAGTTAATATTAAAAGAGGAACACCTCTTTCTTGGGATATGATATAG
- a CDS encoding holo-[acyl-carrier-protein] synthase, producing the protein MIENFFIGTDIECIKRFETIKPDDKFSEKVYTNIELEYCFKKQYPAQHLAVRFAAKEAIIKALSASGVLQVNYTDIEIRNDKNNIPTAKVNTNIMKSYKIKISLSHCEDKAIAFVLLEKVE; encoded by the coding sequence ATGATTGAAAATTTTTTTATTGGTACTGATATAGAATGTATTAAACGGTTTGAAACTATAAAACCTGATGATAAATTTTCAGAGAAAGTTTATACAAATATAGAATTGGAATATTGCTTTAAAAAGCAATATCCGGCTCAACATCTTGCAGTAAGATTTGCTGCTAAAGAAGCCATCATAAAAGCTTTGTCTGCAAGTGGGGTATTACAAGTCAATTATACTGATATTGAAATAAGAAATGATAAGAATAATATTCCTACAGCAAAAGTAAATACCAATATAATGAAAAGTTATAAGATAAAGATTAGTTTATCTCATTGTGAAGATAAAGCTATAGCTTTTGTGTTATTAGAAAAAGTGGAATAA
- a CDS encoding spore coat protein — MILAILQVRTSSSRLPNKVLLPVLDKPMLIRQIERIKKSKLIDKLVVATSIDISDNPIEKLCIDNHIEYFRGSLNDVLERFYDCAQKYKPEHIVRLTGDCPVIDPEILDKTIEYHLNNDFDYTSNGYEPVFPDGLDVEAFKYECLTKAQKEASLPSHREHVTQFIHTQKDIYKLGNYKETKNLSHLRWTVDEPEDFILITKIYEELYPQNPDFKMQDILDLLDKKPELTQINSKFERNEGLKKSIDKDKEFLKNKNVQ, encoded by the coding sequence ATGATATTAGCAATTTTACAAGTGCGCACAAGTTCCAGTCGACTTCCTAATAAGGTTTTATTGCCTGTTTTAGATAAGCCAATGCTAATCAGGCAAATTGAGCGTATAAAAAAGTCTAAATTGATTGATAAACTAGTTGTCGCTACAAGCATTGATATTTCTGATAATCCTATAGAAAAACTTTGTATAGATAATCATATAGAATATTTCAGAGGAAGCCTTAATGATGTTCTGGAAAGATTTTATGATTGTGCCCAAAAATATAAACCTGAACATATAGTCAGATTAACAGGAGATTGTCCCGTAATTGATCCTGAAATTCTTGATAAAACCATAGAATATCATCTTAATAATGACTTTGACTATACAAGTAATGGATATGAACCAGTTTTTCCTGACGGATTAGATGTAGAAGCATTTAAGTACGAATGTCTTACAAAAGCACAAAAAGAGGCCAGTCTTCCATCTCACAGAGAGCATGTAACTCAATTTATTCATACCCAAAAGGATATTTATAAACTTGGTAATTATAAAGAAACTAAGAATCTGTCACATTTGCGATGGACGGTTGATGAGCCTGAAGACTTTATATTAATAACAAAAATTTATGAAGAATTATATCCTCAAAATCCTGATTTTAAAATGCAGGATATTTTAGATTTACTTGATAAAAAGCCTGAATTAACGCAAATAAATTCTAAATTTGAACGAAATGAAGGCTTAAAAAAGTCTATTGATAAGGATAAAGAATTTCTAAAAAATAAAAATGTACAATAA